TGCAACTTATTCAAATGTTAAAAGTTATAAAATATTTAGGATTCTTGAAGAGGCTATAAAATTTTTCTCAAAGCatacaaaaatttatatgaatAGCTTATTATGCCATATAACTCTTAATGCTCTTATCATCATATAGGTAACATATGAGCTCAGATTATATTCTTACTTATTAAAGAGAGcatatgaattattttatgaatCTTTCAAAccattttatatagtgaaatgttttatgaaaatagCCTAGATGTTGTTGGTATTACTCTAATCTTAGGAGGGATTAAATGAATGGCAATACTTGTACATTCTGCAATGGTATGGAAGcaatttttatacaaatagaAGCTCACTTTGTAGGAGACAAACGTGTGACTAATATCATTTGTACtgcattttcaaaataattcaaCCATGCCGTTATTAGGAGGAGCATTCAACAACTTTTTACATATATACAGAATGTATGCATAAGGTGGGCATCAAGACCGGAAAACAGGAATATCAAGCCGTTCCGGACAGAAAAAATTGTGTTAActaaaaagtaaacaaatcGATATCGAACTGAACTAGACAAATTCAAATCGATTTCAGTGCCATTTTCACATCTTATTAGACTGGACTGGACCGactatgtatttttttaattaaaaaaattatttaagtccAATGCTAAATTTCTAATCTCATAACTAATATTTCCCCAAGCCCAACTTCAAAgcatctctcttttctaggcccaatcatctctcttttctagGCCCAATCATCTCTCTTTACATCAAATTAGGttatttgtgaatttttaagcctaaaaataaaattttagttggaatttgtaataataaaaaaaaaagttaaaaaatatataataaaaaatcctgtccaaaatttgaaaaaaaaaaaccgaaatTGGTTTAAACCGAATCTaccaatttcataaattttttcaccaaaaataaatcgAACCGCACTGATTGAATTGTATCGGGTTTTAGTGTGAGATAGAAACCAAATCGGATCGGACTGCACCCACACCTATATATGCGCACTATACTCTTCCCTTCGACTAGATTTTTATCAAAGTGAATTTTTCCTAGCAAAATTTTAACGAGTCAAAATAAGCACGTCCGTGAAGTGTTCGAAACCTCATGACTCCaacttcaaatatatttaGCGACTTTTTGCTGTTGTTAGTTCAGTTGGATCAAACCGTGAGCCGAACTGTTCTTCACCAGGCCGATTCAGACGGTTTTTGGGTTAAAAATTCCAGTCCTATTTGTAGTTGTGTTCTATtctgtaaaaacaaaaaaattacttcAGAAATGTGATGAACACCTGGACTGCGTTGCAGCGAATCAGATGAGTTCGGTGGCGCACGCAAACAAGCAAAAATcgtaataaagaaaagaaaaaacaaataaagtgAGGAGGACTGAGGGGATTGAGGAAGGAATTGCGCGAAAAAGCCAATGACTCTTGGTACTGCCTCGCTATTAAGCTTCGCAGCAAGCACAAGCACACAGCTTCTCGTTGCCGTTTAATTTCTCAAATTCCCAGGTGAACAGTCTCGATTtgctctcttctctttttttcctgttCAATTTCCTTGTCTCAATTTTGGTTGATTTTCTCGAAGGATTGAATattcatttatgaaattgaaGTTTTAAGGGGTTGTGTCGAATTTTTCTGTTTGATGGTCAAGAAAATTGAGACAAACAAATAAGAAAGTGAAtttcttttgtaaattttAGACTTTTAGCTGTGAAGATAAAATGGGTTTGCTGTATTTGGAGGATAAAGCAAGGCTGAGGAAGCTCTGGGTTCATCTTGTTTCAATTGCTAAGGCCagtgcctttttttttttttggttcggATATGCCCATTTAGTTTATGATATCTtatgaaccttttttttttcttcttcttttggtcTGAATATTTTAAGACTGAcgatttatctttttttcttatataatTTAGCTGTTAGGAACATTGATTGATTATGAAGCTTTTATAATATTTGGGTGCTTGTCAAATCTTGAATTGAAGGAGGCAAAATGGTGGACAAGGTTGATTCAAGTGATTTGCATTGCAGTCTCTTGCTTGCTcgtttctctttttgtttgtttgtttttattttattttatagttttttaaaaatgaaaatgtgatTTGCTTTCTGGTAGTTGACGTTGGACATTGATTCTTAATTCCTCATACCAtcccttatttatttagattttcagttttttgtaGATGTGATGGTAGAATTGTGATTGAAGAGGTTCAGTTTGATTATAATCTAACGAGGTTGGAGGAAGATACCCATGGGGACTATTTTGAGCTTGAACCATTCCAGGACTAGAGGGAATGAACCTTATGAGGTTTTACAGAGTGCACCATGCAAGAGGCCAAGGTTGTCTTCAAGCTTTTATGAGAAAAACCCAAGATTGATTCCCTGCCTTCCTGACGAGATATCTATTCAGATTCTTGCCAGAATACCTAGGATCcactatttgaaattgaagtcGGTGTCAAGGACCTGGAAAGCCACTATTTTGAGTGCTGAACTTTTCTCCTTGAGAAAAGAGATGGGAACAACAGAGGAATGGCTTTATATATTAACAAAGGTCGCAAATGATAAGCTCATATGGTATGCTCTTGATCCTCTGGCCGGAAGATGGCAAAGGTTGCCACCAATGCCAAATGTTTCTCGTGAAGATGAATCTAGGAAGGGTTTAGCTGCCCTTAGAATGTGGAATATGGCAGGCTCAAGTATCAGGATTACAGATGTCATCATGGGTTGGCTTGGGAGGAAGGACGCAATGGATCGAATGCCATTTTGTGGTTGCTCTGTTGGGGCTGTTGATGGCTGCCTCTATGTGCTAGGTGGATTTTCCAAGGCTTCAGCCCTGAGATGTGCATGGCGATATAACCCAGTTACAAACTCTTGGAGTGAATCAAGTCCAATGTCAATTGGTAGAGCTTATTGTAAGACAGGCATCTTAGATGATAAGCTTTATGCTGTTGGAGGGGTTACTAGGGGTCATGGTGGATTGACCCCTCTTCAATCAGCTGAAGTATTTGATCCAAAAACAGGTGTGTGGTCCCAAATACCAAGCATGCCCTTTACAAAAGCTCAGGTCTTACCAACTGCATTTTTGGCTGATCTGCTCAAGCCTATTGCTACTGGATTGACTTCATACAGGGGAAGGTTGTTTGTTCCACAGAGTTTATACTGCTGGCCCTTTTTTGTTGATGTTGGAGGAGAGGTTTATGATCCAGAGGCGAATTCATGGGTTGAAATGCCAATTGGCTTGGGGGAGGGTTGGCCGGCAAGACAGGCAGGGACGAAAATGAGTGCCACTGTTGATGGTGAATTGTATGCACTGGATCCTTCTAGTTCTCCTGATAATGCGAAGATCAAGGTATACGATTACCTAGCTGATGATTGGAAAGTTGTTGCAGAAGATGTTCCAGTTCGTGACTTCACTGAATCAGAGTCTCCCTATTTGCTTGCTGGATTCCTTGGGAAGCTTCATGTGATCACAAAGGATGCCAATCGAAATATTGCTGTTCTGCAGGTGTATGTGCAGAATAATGTTGCTTCCATCTCAGCAGCTTCATCCTCATCACTCGTTGACCACATTGAACATGCTGAACGACCAACAGAATCAGAACTAGATCTTTGGAAGGTAATTGCCACAAGGAGTGCACCGGTGGCTGAACTGGTTAGCTGTCTGGTCCTTGATATTTGATGATTGCACTTCTCTTAATATTGTGAGTACAGCTCAATATGCAAAGTGTTGGTTGATATGGTTGCTGTAAGTTTTTCTTACCCTTTTTATCCTTTCGAAGTGTGAAATTAGCATCAACTCACTGTGATAGCTCTTTACTGGATGTAAGCATTACATTTGTACTTCTAAAGAAGCAAAATTATAAGGTTCAGGATATAGTGTACTCTTTCCATATTCATAGTATAAGGCCGGTTGTCTCCATCTATTTCCTTTCCCGTTCTATCATGttgtttttgaattaatttcGCAGTTAGCTCAATTATCTCTAGGTTACATTAAATATacatttttagtattttctttatgtttgatGGTGGTGCATCAGATGTTGATGCATTTCTACTGAGAATGGGATGTTGGCCAGGAGGTATCAGTTGGgacatgtttttattttttattactttaaaATAAGTACAAGCGAGTCTAAGCAATTTAAGCTGAGCAATTTTTGGTTGCAGAACTAGTTAGATTAGTTGGACATGGCAGTGTGTTTGCCCCTTGCGCCCGAATTCTAATCCCCCCCAAAGaaatttagaataatttaaaatatcgACTTGTCATCACATAAAAAGAAGGTATCTTTGTTTTGGTCGTGTACgtgaaaaagaagggaaaagccAATGAAAAAAGTATATTTATTACAAGCCAGTGATGTTCTGAGATATCAAACTGTAAAGTTGGGCCAACCCAAGCTCATCTGATTTAGCCATGCTAACTGTGCTTCCTATTGAAATAGGGATTTAAGCCTAGATGAGGCCTCTAGAATAGACTCTCTGTGGCCAAAAGCACTAATTCTCAGGAACTCTTCACCAGATGGACCAAAACCAGAGCCTGGAATTGTAATTATGTGTGCTTTCTCAAGAACTTTGGTGCATACATCCCAAGAATTTGAGCCTGGAAAATGCACCCAAATATAGGGAGCGTTTGTGCCGCCATATACTTTTAGACCCACAGAAGCAAATGTTTCAACCAATATCTTCGCATTCTCCATGTAGTAGTCAACCAGAGAACGCACAGCCTGAAACACAATTTGCCATTAACATTATAAAAATGCTAGAGATTTCAATACTAAACTGTTAAGAATCCATAGGTAGAACTTGCCCCAAAAAACGGGTAAGGAAAGGGTGCCTCAAGAGCTCTTAAACCACTCTaggatatattatttttccaatgtgggatCTCGAGtcctaaaataaaatcacccCTACGTACATAAAGAAGTAAAAGCCCTTGGGGTTTTCTTGGGTTTGGAAAGTATGTTTACAAAATGTATATTTATGAAAATGTCAATTATTTGTGGAGATTTATGTCCTTTGAAAGACTTTGCAGCCACGTAAGTGTTCTTCTTCTATTGTTACTATGAAAATACTCATGATTGAGTGAAAATGGAAATGAGCATGGAAAGTAGGAAACAATGAAATGAAGTGGACACATGCAAAATCCTCATGCACACCCACAGGCACACAAAGAATCAACGTTAAAGCTGAATATAGATCGGTTCACATGTTCTGTTTAATTTGGACTTTAAAACTTACCAGGAAACCCTCTGAGGAAAGACATGCCAGTCCACCAGCTTGAGCAATATTGGACGCCCCATTGAAGCAAGTGCACACAATGCGATTGAAGTCATGTATAACAGGGAACCCATTTGAGTACAAGACCTCCTCAGGAACAACTGTCCAACCAAGCCGGACACCGGTGAACCCAGCAAATTTTGAGAATGATGAAATTTCAATGGCAACCTGCAAAACCATGATTGTATAAATCAAAGCATGCACTAACAGAATTTAGatagtaaagaaaataataataaaaacttatgTACCTCTCTAGCACCAGGAATTTCATAAATGGATCGAGGGCTATCATCTTTTATATAAGATGAATACGCAGAGTCAAAGATAATAATTGATCCATTCTCCCTTGCAAAATTTACAAGTTGTTCTAATTGCTTCCTTGTTGCTGCATGACCGGTGGGGTTGTTTGGAGAgcaaaaaaagataatgtctGCTCTTGAAGTGGTTGCCAAGTCAGGAAAGAAGTTATTGTGGGGCCCACATTTCATGTATTCAATGCTCCCATACCTTCCAGCTTCATCTTCAACACCAGCCTGACCTATTATCACACTTGAGTCTATGTAAGCCTGCCATGAATATATACCATTCCATATCAGAATATGTCTGAGCTGTGTTAAGTTCACGATTTGGTTATAGCCATGCTCAAGAGGAAAATGTAGCATCCATTGGGAAACTTTCTATTGTAAAATTGTATCGAAAAGAATATGAATCCCCAATAGAATGTGTTAatgaattgaaaagaaaaaaatatcataattGTCTTGAATGTCACTTTGCATATAATTCTGAGGCTTTCTCAATAAGCATTTGTCTGGAAACATGAGTCTAGCAACATAAGATTACCCAATATCAGGGTTTCCAGAAAACTACAGAGCAGCATGCTTAGCATCCATCACTTGGCATTGAAGAAGATTTGGTGACATGTACATAAGCTACTAGTATAGTGGTAAGCACTAAAAAAAAGTGACGTAAACTCGTAGTATTTAGAATTATAAGAATTCACCGGAAATGATGGATCCTGCACAGCAATCGTCACGTTGGAACCCAGCAGTAGCTGTAAATACCACAGAAGGGAAATCATTGTTTCTAGCATTGTAGtaattttcagaatttaaCACAGGAAAGAGTAAGCAACACTTGAAactaaaaaaccaaaaaatagaaaagataACTAGCATCCACCAAACTTAAACGGCTGAGTACCTGAAGCCGAGTAATGTCACACTGTGCGCCATCTGATACAAAAACTTCTGTGTCTTTTATGGGCAGATCTTTATAGAATTCCTTTGCAATTGCCTTCCGCAATGCCTATGTAGAAATGATAGAAGTTTATGTCATAAAAAGTACCAAGTGAGGACACCATCTAGCTGcgagacacacacacacacgcatgTATATGGTAACGCTTTCTACTCTAGAGTTATGTTGCGAGGCTGTGAATGTGGACCACACATTTTAgtaaaaactaaattatataaatttcaTGAACCGCTGTACCGAAAAAATGGTAACTAATTTGATGCACCAGATGATAAATGCTAAACCAAGCAGTATGGTATGTACTATGTACCTTGTTGCCTTGCTCAGGGCCATATCCTGTATAACCGTCCACAGTTGAAAGGGCATGTGCATACTGCAAAACACCAAAGAATTAAACATTCCAATTCTTCAAAAAGTCCATccaattcttttctcttaaCAGTTAATATGATCAACTTGAACATAGtagaaaaaccaaaatcccTCATTTAAATAAACATATCCAATTGCAACCAAAATGAGATGTGTACATTTTGTTGTGCTGAGGATGTATTCATATAACAAGAGACTACTGATGTGTTCACAACTAGCCCTGTAAACAGTAAGCACATAAATCCGGAAATGCATCATCTCCGTAACCAGGTTTCAGATCCGAAAACTAGCATCTTCTCATACAAACAGGGCATTAGACATTCAATCAATTAGATGTACTTGATGTCGATAAAACTGTCCAAGGCAGAAATTCAATCTTCgatgaaaattttgtgatttatACACAGGATACAAATACTTTTAACCGTATAACAGTAGTAAAAACTGATATCTCAAAAGAAATGTTTACCACCTAATAACATTTGGTTTCTAGTGCACCTTTTGCTAGGATTTCAACACAATAACACCTTATGCACTTTTACCAGAACATACGATATCCCTCTGCCTGAACAGAACAGAGCCCTCAGTGAACTGAAACTACTGCATTATCATTGCCCTTACTGAGTTTACATCTAATTATTTCtgcacaaatttaaaattactaATTTGTCTGTGTCCATGCACAGAACAGAATTGCACCTTAAGGCTATTTAATCTTGGTGGAAATTAGGACACAATCAAACATCTAAACtagaaaaatatagaaatataatATCTACATTGAAGGTAAAAATTCAGTTGAAATTACTAACATTAGCCATGCTTGTTGTGATGATTTGTGGTACTGGTTCTGTTGTATCACCAATCCCAAGGCTTATCAACTTTGCATTTGGGTACTTCTCAATGTGTTGAACCTCAAGCCTTGAAATCTGAATTAATGACAAAAGAATGATGAGCGGTAAGAGATCTCAGGTGATCATGAGGACACTCAAAATGCTGAATTAGCAAAgtaaaagaaacataaatttgCTAGACTTTATAAATCAACACTAAAATTGAGCTGTGGAGGCAATAAAAGTATCATATTTTGCAGGACAATTTGATTAAAAGAGTTTTATAAAGCTTCGATCGagtataaaatataaataatgcTTAAAGTTTAAAGTTAAACCAGATGCATATTCAACCAAACTGATGAAAGAAAAGGGAATGTAAATAGGTTGTTATAtccaacaaaaagaacaaaagttaTTTAGTAATAGTTACTGACTACTGTGTTAAGAGATGAATCGAAGCCAAGATagaaatgaatgaaataaCATAAAATCACCTCAGGAAACAAATAGCCATTCCGCAATTTCTCCATGTTTACATTACGAGGTACCTTTGTACGACAACCTGGTTTTAATTACACTTGATCATGTTAGAGatcaaatcaaacattgaaaaaattatgatatttgtgtgtgtgcagGGATAATCGAATGAAGCAGTGGAGAGATAGTGCAATTCATACCAAGTAGGTCCTTTTGGGTCTTGAAACTGCATAACAATTAcaaaccaagaagaagaaaaaaaggttacATATTAACAGAAGGGCAATGACATTACTATATGTGCAAGCAGAAAAGTACCTGGCCTGAACAATAACAGGCTGCAATATGATTGCATGGGACACTAATGTACTAGCAGGAAACTTGTACATTTTCGGTTTGGATTATTGCTCCGGTGAAAAACTTGTATCCGATTCTTTTTGTGATTTGAGACAATTTGTAGCAAGATTGTTACCAGTCCATATATAGGACACATAACATAGTCTATCAAACTTTGTCCATAATAAATTAAGGAATATGTCAAGCTCAAGCTTGATCCATATTTTATGTCGACGAGGTGACCACTGCATAAATTCTGCAGTAGACAGTCCCCTCATAAGCAATGACATGTGGAGAAATACTTGTGTGGAATGGGGAtaacattgttttgttattcccGGCCAAACATGGTATGCCAAGTGACAATCCCTGGCCAATCCCGTTTCTCACAAGTTATTCTGATAACATGTAAGATCAAATGGTTCACACCATATTTCCACAAACAGTGCTATCCTCACCCAATCACAGTATGTCACATGTGATAATTTTTCCACTTAGCATACCGTGATTGACAGgggatagcaaaacagtgaTATCCCGTATCACACTATTTTTTCTGATAACATTTAAGATCAAATGGTTCACACCACATTTCCACATCCaacatttattttgttgataaTAGTTGTTGAACCAGAACATGTATGTCATTTGTCAATTTTTAAGTATTACCACTCCTCTATTTTCCACACCACctaatttcctttttcaatattttctccAATGACCATATTGACTTGGGTAATGCATGGAAAGTGCATTGAGGTTCTTTCCTTGATGCAAAGGAAACCTTTTAAGTTGGGTTGTCTTTTTATGTAAGAGGGGAAGAAAatgcaaagaagaaaacatgaaCACGTATTCAAACTTTTATTAATAAGAGCATACATGTTGTCTTCTTTTTGGATTATACCACCATACAGGTTCCCGTTGATCAATGAGAGCACTCCAACCACTGGATTCCATGCACTTTGGACCTTCAAAAACTTTTATTACGACTCacagaacaaaacaaaacaaaacaaaacaaaaaaaaaagaacaaaaaaggaagATTACTTTGCAGTTAAGAGTTAAAAAGTCGAGGACATTTGGATACAAAGTTAATGTTGAGACAATATTCAAGCTTAAACTAGAGAAGTAATCTGAGGACTAACTGGGAAGGTGCTTTTAGGTCATCTGCACTTGATGTCTAAGGTTCGATTCCCTCTTTCCTAGTATCGCTTgtatcaaaatataaaaagaaattatccGAGGACTAATCTGCCGAGTGTCTAAGTCAATTCTACTTTCAGGTCCTTTCATCAAACAGATATCAATAAGAAGATCCATATAATGAAATAGAGTATAATATATCCCACACATACTTAATGCCATTGAAATTTCAGAGCATATGTTCCAGGAAATTGTAAACCAACTAATCATGCACGGATGCCACAAATGTCTAAAATTGACCACAACACTTCAAGACTACTCTACTCTGCATTCTCTATTAAAGTGAACCCAACTATATTTTGGATATAAACTAGATTTTTTCCACAAAATATCTTATAATTTAGGATTTAGCGTCAACCTTGAGCTGCGGAATTCAAAGAAAATACCTTTTATTAAAATGAATTTGTCTGGCTGGTATGAAAGGAttgaagtaaataaaataaaagtaatgAAATCTTCCGACCAGgtccaaaccaaaaaaagaaaaaagaaaaaaaaaagtaatgatATCTAATGGGCATTGGAAGAAATGTTGTTGTGAGGAAAGGACCTAGCTTAGATTAAAGAAAGTAGCGCCAACTACAAAAAAGAATTCCACAAAACATAATATTCTTTTTcggaaatatttttgctcaccactttaactcaAGGTGTGTCTTTATCACACTTAACAGTTTTCATAGGCCTAACCATAATTAACTCTTTGCTTTGTATTTATGGAGCCATGGTTATACTCATGGACATGTGTCAAGTGTTAAGAAGGATGGTAATAGTACACCTTGAATTAAAGTGGTGAGCTAAAATGCTATAttcttttttaggtttttttaaagcaatggaccaaaatgatagACATTGTTATGCTTTGCCTTCTACactttcaatttgattttgagccCCTAATCTTTCAAAAGGTGACTATCATACATAAGAAAGTAGCGCCAACTATAGAAAGTAGCATCAATTATATGCGTACAAATTCTGGTCTTTTAATCCTAATTTTATGGTGTGTTTGGATGGTGTAATTCTAACTTTTATTGAAATTCTTAATACGGAGGAAAAGTAATTAAGTTCAACGAGATCAAAGGTTGATCGAGTTGAAATCTTTTTTTGAGCAAAAAGTTGTATCCATGTGTTTTGCCATTATGCTATATAGCCTCCTTGGTGTTTGAATCTGCACACCTGGTGAAGAGATGGTTGAGTCTGTTGTCAATCCTTCTTTTGCCAGTAGAGCTGGTAAACTTGAGTGCCTTGATCCTTCCGTTGATGGTGAGAAATGCTTCAATATGGCCTCGAAAATCACAATTAATGTGGTTGTTCTATCTTTCTTTTGCCGCCTGATTTCTTCCCAGTTGTTGAAGTAAACTTTAAAGCTTTTATTTTGGGCCTAGTGTCTTTACCCGAGTAAAGCCCCTTTAAACCCTGGATAACAGAAAGACATTACGATCTTGGGCCTTTCTTTTAAACCCAATTATCTTTTTAGTATAACATGTGGCCCAAAGCTCATCCTAGATTTTAAAAATCCCTTAATGgtcttatttccatttttggccCTAACATTCCTCCCTAAATTCAATGGGCTTGTTTCAAAGGCAAAATTTGATTTACCAATTCTCTCTGATTAAAGTCTcagttataaaataaaaaaataaaaaaataaaaaaataaaaagctgaTTTCCccactttccttttcttcgtgcccgtttggcattgcttatttggggtaataagtgatttttttaaaattttaagaagtctaacccgtttggtaaactgtgagaaaatcacttattgttaaaaattgctgtgagagaa
The window above is part of the Prunus dulcis chromosome 1, ALMONDv2, whole genome shotgun sequence genome. Proteins encoded here:
- the LOC117615878 gene encoding F-box/kelch-repeat protein At1g22040-like — translated: MGTILSLNHSRTRGNEPYEVLQSAPCKRPRLSSSFYEKNPRLIPCLPDEISIQILARIPRIHYLKLKSVSRTWKATILSAELFSLRKEMGTTEEWLYILTKVANDKLIWYALDPLAGRWQRLPPMPNVSREDESRKGLAALRMWNMAGSSIRITDVIMGWLGRKDAMDRMPFCGCSVGAVDGCLYVLGGFSKASALRCAWRYNPVTNSWSESSPMSIGRAYCKTGILDDKLYAVGGVTRGHGGLTPLQSAEVFDPKTGVWSQIPSMPFTKAQVLPTAFLADLLKPIATGLTSYRGRLFVPQSLYCWPFFVDVGGEVYDPEANSWVEMPIGLGEGWPARQAGTKMSATVDGELYALDPSSSPDNAKIKVYDYLADDWKVVAEDVPVRDFTESESPYLLAGFLGKLHVITKDANRNIAVLQVYVQNNVASISAASSSSLVDHIEHAERPTESELDLWKVIATRSAPVAELVSCLVLDI
- the LOC117615821 gene encoding aminotransferase ALD1, chloroplastic, with protein sequence MYKFPASTLVSHAIILQPVIVQACSFKTQKDLLGCRTKVPRNVNMEKLRNGYLFPEISRLEVQHIEKYPNAKLISLGIGDTTEPVPQIITTSMANYAHALSTVDGYTGYGPEQGNKALRKAIAKEFYKDLPIKDTEVFVSDGAQCDITRLQLLLGSNVTIAVQDPSFPAYIDSSVIIGQAGVEDEAGRYGSIEYMKCGPHNNFFPDLATTSRADIIFFCSPNNPTGHAATRKQLEQLVNFARENGSIIIFDSAYSSYIKDDSPRSIYEIPGAREVAIEISSFSKFAGFTGVRLGWTVVPEEVLYSNGFPVIHDFNRIVCTCFNGASNIAQAGGLACLSSEGFLAVRSLVDYYMENAKILVETFASVGLKVYGGTNAPYIWVHFPGSNSWDVCTKVLEKAHIITIPGSGFGPSGEEFLRISAFGHRESILEASSRLKSLFQ